Below is a genomic region from Chloroflexota bacterium.
CGCCGTCCTCATCGTCGAGTTCTACGGCGAGACCGATTCTGAACTCATTGCCAAAGTGGAAGCCCTCGAAGCGCGCAAACTCGCGCCCACCATTGTTCGCGCCATCACGGTTGAGGAGCAGGGCCGGGTGTGGGGCGTACGTAAAGTGGGGCTAGGCCTGCTCATGTCGGTGCGCGGCGAGGCCAAGCCGCTAGCCTTCATGGAAGATGTGGCTGTGCCGGTGGAGTGCCTGGGCGAATACGTCCGCGAGGTGGAACGCATCTTCGCCGAAGAGGGCGTGTCGTCGGGCTACTATGCTCACGCCTCAGCCGGATGTTTGCACATCCGGCCCCTCATCAGCCTCAAACAACAAACCGAGATCGAGCGCATGAAGCGCATCGCCGAGGCCGGAATGCGATGCAGGACTTCGTGCCAGAAGTTCACCAGGCGCGCGCCGATGATGTTCGCGCCGAACACGCCGGTGATGAACACGATCAGCAGGGTCAGCAACACACCCAGACCTGGAATGTGAACGCCCAGCCACGCCTCCGTCCGGTACTCAGGCGGCAGCAGGCTACGATCCCTCCGCCGCACCCGACGCCGAGGCGCGCGCCCGCGCGTTCTTCGCGAGCTACCTCGGCAAGTGAGGGTTGTCAGTCGACGGTGATCTTGTTGACCTTGG
It encodes:
- a CDS encoding DUF502 domain-containing protein; its protein translation is MTTLTCRGSSRRTRGRAPRRRVRRRDRSLLPPEYRTEAWLGVHIPGLGVLLTLLIVFITGVFGANIIGARLVNFWHEVLHRIPASAMRFMRSISVCCLRLMRGRMCKHPAEA